The following proteins are encoded in a genomic region of Glycine soja cultivar W05 chromosome 17, ASM419377v2, whole genome shotgun sequence:
- the LOC114393925 gene encoding 26S proteasome non-ATPase regulatory subunit 6 homolog — MEGEEGSQQPQLVLADKLFLLRQPDVQDIDKVRYKEDVFTHVKENDMVPLYETLVADSVLDLDRALLDSMRAKIDDELTKLDEKIADAEENLGESEVREAHLAKSLFFIRIMDKEKALEHLKVTETKTVAVGQKMDLVFYTLQLGFFDMDFDLISKSIDKAKNLFEEGGDWERKNRLKVYEGLYCMSTRNFKKAAKLFLDSISTFTTYELFPYDTFIFYTVLTSIISLDRVSLKQKVVDAPEILTVIGKIPYLSEFLNSLYDCQYKSFFSAFAGLTEQIKLDRYLHPHFRYYMREVRTVVYSQFLESYKSVTIEAMAKAFGVTVDFIDVELSRFIAAGKLHCKIDKVAGVLETNRPDAKNALYQATIKQGDFLLNRIQKLSRVIDL, encoded by the exons ATGGAAGGAGAAGAGGGTTCTCAGCAGCCACAGTTGGTGCTCGCGGACAAGCTATTCCTTCTCCGGCAACCCGATGTGCAAGACATTGACAAGGTTCGCTACAAAGAGGATGTCTTCACTCATGTCAAGGAAAACG ATATGGTCCCTCTGTACGAAACCCTAGTCGCTGATTCCGTGTTGGACTTGGATCGTGCCCTTTTGGACTCTATGCGCGCTAAAATTGACGACGAGCTCACCAAGCTCGACGAAAA GATTGCTGATGCCGAGGAAAACTTAGGAGAGAGTGAAGTTCGTGAGGCTCATTTGgcaaaatccttgtttttcatccGGATTATGGACAAG GAGAAAGCCTTGGAACATCTGAAGGTAACAGAAACCAAGACAGTTGCAGTTGGCCAGAAAATGGACTTGGTGTTTTATACATTGCAGCTTGGTTTCTTTGACATGGATTTTGATCTCATTTCCAAAAGCATAGACAAAGCCAAAAA CTTGTTTGAGGAAGGTGGTGATTGGGAAAGGAAGAATAGGCTGAAAGTGTATGAAGGCCTGTACTGCATGTCCACTCGAAATTTCAAGAAGGCTGCTAAGTTATTTTTGGATTCTATTTCAACCTTCACCACCTATGAACTTTTTCCCTATGACacctttatattttatactgTTTTGACCAGCATTATATCATTGGATAGAGTTTCCCTAAAGCAAAAG GTAGTAGATGCTCCAGAGATCTTGACAGTGATTGGCAAAATCCCATATCTTTCAGAGTTTTTGAACTCCTTATATGATTGCCAATACAAGTCTTTTTTCTCAGCATTTG CTGGCCTGACGGAGCAAATTAAGTTGGACCGCTATCTGCATCCACACTTCCGTTATTACATGAGGGAGGTCAGAACAGTTGTTTATTCCCAATTTTTGGAATCTTACAAGAGTGTGACAATTGAAGCCATGGCAAAAGCCTTTGGAGTGACAGTAGATTTCATTGATGT GGAGCTATCACGTTTTATTGCAGCAGGGAAGCTTCATTGTAAGATTGATAAAGTTGCAGGTGTTCTTGAAACTAATCGCCCTGATGCTAAGAATGCTCTTTACCAAGCAACTATTAAGCAAGGGGACTTCCTGCTGAATCGGATCCAGAAATTGTCACGTGTGATAGATCTTTAG